One genomic region from Gossypium hirsutum isolate 1008001.06 chromosome D13, Gossypium_hirsutum_v2.1, whole genome shotgun sequence encodes:
- the LOC121225689 gene encoding uncharacterized protein isoform X1, with protein MDLLLTQSKEEGYAELNFLATIIPGIMVSKEKVMDEAHSTDYSLVLVIDRWTCFLLRVLQNSIFLQPLFQIWVGLEDKICGPRVLIIYDTWNNNMK; from the exons ATGGACTTGCTTCTTACTCAGAGCAAGGAAGAG GGCTATGCAGAACTCAATTTTCTTGCAACCATTATTCCAG GCATAATGGTGTCAAAGGAGAAGGTAATGGATGAGGCCCATAGCACGGACTATAGCTTGGTTCTTGTGATTGACAGATGGACTTGCTTCTTACTCAG GGTTCTGCAGAACTCGATTTTCTTGCAACCATTATTCCAG ATTTGGGTCGGACTAGAAGACAAGATTTGTGGACCTCGAGTTTTGATAATTTATGATACATGGAATAATAATATGAAGTGA
- the LOC121225689 gene encoding uncharacterized protein isoform X2 — MTVTSGIIVSKEKLMDEAHSTDYSLVLDNDGWTCFLLRARKRAMQNSIFLQPLFQIWVGLEDKICGPRVLIIYDTWNNNMK, encoded by the exons ATGACTGTTACTTCAG GCATAATTGTGTCAAAGGAGAAGCTAATGGACGAGGCCCATAGCACGGACTATAGCTTGGTTCTTGATAATGACGGATGGACTTGCTTCTTACTCAGAGCAAGGAAGAG GGCTATGCAGAACTCAATTTTCTTGCAACCATTATTCCAG ATTTGGGTCGGACTAGAAGACAAGATTTGTGGACCTCGAGTTTTGATAATTTATGATACATGGAATAATAATATGAAGTGA